A section of the Humulus lupulus chromosome 2, drHumLupu1.1, whole genome shotgun sequence genome encodes:
- the LOC133817662 gene encoding uncharacterized protein LOC133817662, with protein sequence MGRKVKHEVPEDWVCESCQSVSDSVLMESGKRDEVVSIAMSKGQLSVSQLHSKKQKPIETGKVKFIHYEEILKLSSETFNKSKEITLVAYGKLDTHQKKSRDVILVPKNHCDIYEKKVESSTKKITFMLKSC encoded by the exons ATGGGAAGAAAAGTAAAGCATGAGGTCCCTGAAGATTGGGTCTGTGAATCATGCCAAAGTGTCAGTGACTCAGTTTTGATGGAATCTGGGAAGAGAGATGAAGTTGTCTCAATAGCAATGAGCAAGGGGCAATTGTCAGTTTCACAACTTCATTCCAAGAAGCAAAAGCCTATAGAAACTGGTAAAGTTAAGTTCATTCATTATGAAGAAATCCTTAAGCTATCTTCAGAGACCTTCAACAAGTCAAAAG aaatAACTTTAGTAGCTTATGGAAAGTTGGATACTCACCAGAAGAAATCTAGGGATGTTATTTTGGTTCCCAAAAATCATTGTGACATTTATGAAAAGAAGGTGGAGAGTTCAAcaaaaaaaatcacatttatgctcaaGAGCTGTTGA